One genomic segment of Anguilla anguilla isolate fAngAng1 chromosome 2, fAngAng1.pri, whole genome shotgun sequence includes these proteins:
- the dexi gene encoding dexamethasone-induced protein homolog: protein MIPPVYAQLDSIESLLNEIPYMFYLGLFFVNVLILYYVFLMEYIVLNVGIVFLPEDMDQALVDLGVLSDPGSVPYDTDTELDVFEGYLD from the coding sequence ATGATCCCACCAGTTTACGCTCAGCTAGATTCGATAGAATCGCTACTTAATGAAATTCCCTATATGTTTTATCTCGGCCTGTTTTTCGTGAACGTCTTGATCCTTTACTATGTTTTTTTGATGGAATACATAGTTTTGAACGTTGGTATAGTCTTCCTACCAGAGGATATGGACCAAGCATTGGTGGATTTGGGCGTCCTGTCTGACCCCGGCTCAGTTCCGTATGATACAGATACTGAATTGGACGTTTTCGAGGGATACTTGGACTAA